aatggaagagagctaacatagtgccaatctacaaaggtggtagtaaagaggacCCCTTAATctatagacctgtgtctctaacaagtgtggtgtgcaaaatgtgtgaaagattggtgaaggataaatggatgcagtatctagaaggaaatgaagtgatattaaagcaacaatttggatttaggagagggagatcgtgtgttacaaacttactgagtttttattctagagtggtggatataatgcaagaaagagatggatgggctgattgtgtttatttagacctgaaggcagcctttgataaagtgccacacaggaaattgttgtggaagttgaagcataatggtgggctaaggggggggcttgctgagatggatggaaaatttcttgacaaacagagaaatgagaaccgtggtaaaagataaaaaatcatcatggagggaagtcataagtggagtaccccaaggctcaatacttgcaccaatcatgtttgcagtctatataaatgatatgacggagaAGGTGAaaagctacatgagcctttttgcggatgatgcaaagttgctgaagaaagttgagagtgcagaggactgtggaacgttacaagaagacctgaacaagatatcagagtggagttatagatgggaaatggaatttaatttaaagaagtgtaaagtaatagaatttggaaaaagtacaagaagagtaaaaggaaattatgtgttgaatggtgtaaggttgagtggagcagaagaggaaaaggatctcggtgttacagtgactgggaacctgaccccggagagacacattagcaaaattacaggagtaacctataacttgttgagaagaataaggcaggcctttgcatatatggatgaagagatggtcaggaagatgatcgtgtcgctgataagacccagactagaatatgcagcagtagtgtggtcgccatacaagaaaaaggataaaagtaagttggagagagttcagagagcagctacgaagatggtaccaagtatcagagacttgtcatatgaagagagactggaaaggatacatctacaaacgttggaaaagaggagagaaaggggagacatgattgcgatatataaagcatataagggagtagaggaggtggactggagcaacttaatggtctgggatacacgggacactagaggacatggaaagaggctgaagaggagtgcttgtagaagagacgcCAAAAAGTACCCAttgtattgatgtatggaacagtcgggatgaggagatagtaaatgaagaaagtatacatggattcaaggctaagttggatattaaaagatatggagatgggacagcacaagcataactcttttcccataaagcataactaggtaaatacaactaggtaaatacacacacacacactttatactCACACCAGCAGGCACTGTGCAGGTGACCTTTGTGGGTCCACCAGAGATAACCACACACTTCTTGCCACCCAGAGTCATAATGGCACTGCCAGCCTCCCACCCATCACTGTCTGGGAAGCCAGTGCCAGTCACAGTGAGAGGATACTGTCCACCAGTGCTGCCCTCCGTGATGCTGAGTGCAACCACGGTGACTGGCACCATGTAgatgatgggggaggggagcagTGCCGAGCCAGCCGGCTGCATGCTGAGTGCCACTGAATGCAAGCCGCCCCACAGTGCTACAGTGCAGGTGAGCTGGGTGGCAGTGATGGCCGTGCCACTCAGGGTGAGGGTGTGCTGCAGCCCCTCGCCTGTCAGGAAAAATACAAGTTTGGAATGAGTTAAATTAgatggtgaaggtgagggtgagggaatgCCATGGGCCCTTACCTGATGAAGGCAAGCCAGGGAAGAGGCAGAGCTACAAGACTaatcagacaaacagacagaccgacGGCTCACCTGCAGTGCCGGAGACGCCAGTCAGCATGGGAGTGGTGGCATCATCGTAGGTGAAGGCACAGGCACCAAGACATGCACCAAAGTAACCATTCACTTGTACTGTCACCTGATAGCAATGAGGTAAGATCATGTTATTAGTTATCCTCAtcatctggaactccctgcctgcttctgtatttccctcttcctgtgacttcaactctttcaagagggaggtttgaagacacttatcctccagttttggatgatccttttttactttcctgTAGGTTACTGGCACTCActgagcttttttttctttttagttgccCTTGGTCAATGTCCCTCTTGCAGtaaaaatatcattatcattagtgaTCCAtgcctatattctctctctctctctctctctttctctcttctctctctctctctctctctctctctctctctctctctctctgccaatcaGCAAGGACTTACATGAGGAGAGTCCCTATGAGTGGTCACAAAGTCTGTCTCAAGAGGGCTGTGCCAAAGGACTCCGGCTGAGTCACGAATGATCTTGGTTTTTAGAGTTCTGTGAAGGAGCAATGGGTAACTTAAACAAATggactaacataacctaactttaacatatggactaacctaacctaacttaaacaaatggactaacctaacctaacttaaacaaatgagctaacctaacctaacttaaacatatggactagcctaacctaactcaaatggactaacctaacctaaacaaacagactaatttaacctaacttaaacatatggactagcctaacctaacttcaacaaatggactaacctaacctaacttaaacatgTGAACAAATCTAGCCTAACTTGAACAAatggactaacctaacctaacagatgggcaataacagaataacaaaaatggTAGAAAAAGCAGATAGATAggttaaataaataagacagggtaaagaaagaagatagctaaaaatacatacatacatacatacatacatacatacatacataaatacatacatacatatgccaAGGCTGTTTCCCTCCATAACATATAGATAGGACAAAGGAAATAACCCAACAAATGAGAGACAGTTAAGTTAAATAGAGATTGCATAAAGAAAATACCCGAATAATGAAGCAAGTAAGTCAAAAAGATAGGATAGGATACAGTAAGGAAAATGACcctacaaagaagaaaggattagGTCAAACAGATACCATGgaatagattaaataaatatgacagtgtaaagaaagaagatagctaaaaatacatacatacatacatacatacatatgccaAGGCTGAGAGAAAATTATTCCACACAGAAGAGACAAATCTCGTAACTCTGCCACCAAAGAATACAGGTTTTTCACATCTAACTCTAAA
This genomic stretch from Scylla paramamosain isolate STU-SP2022 unplaced genomic scaffold, ASM3559412v1 Contig54, whole genome shotgun sequence harbors:
- the LOC135098294 gene encoding uncharacterized protein LOC135098294 isoform X7, yielding MTLHIRGSVTQMYPPALKQKGILIEDVAVKKVTENGYSLEFQTTNCKTGMPLLGLLQVEGPPASFDTQVTVTCSSQTATGPLAGTWDLGIQGQVVKDIPAGVDPKVLEGILESALGTDLTVQYSGSCKNYHYYIEWEEDPGRKELVEIHTDNLMFDGTLKTKIIRDSAGVLWHSPLETDFVTTHRDSPHVTVQVNGYFGACLGACAFTYDDATTPMLTGVSGTAGEGLQHTLTLSGTAITATQLTCTVALWGGLHSVALSMQPAGSALLPSPIIYMVPVTVVALSITEGSTGGQYPLTVTGTGFPDSDGWEAGSAIMTLGGKKCVVISGGPTKVTCTVPAGIK
- the LOC135098294 gene encoding uncharacterized protein LOC135098294 isoform X5, encoding MTLHIRGSVTQMYPPALKQKGILIEDVAVKKVTENGYSLEFQTTNCKTGMPLLGLLQVEGPPASFDTQVTVTCSSQTATGPLAGTWDLGIQGQVVKDIPAGVDPKVLEGILESALGTDLTVQYSGSCKNYHYYIEWEEDPGRKELVEIHTDNLMFDGTLKTKIIRDSAGVLWHSPLETDFVTTHRDSPHVTVQVNGYFGACLGACAFTYDDATTPMLTGVSGTAGEGLQHTLTLSGTAITATQLTCTVALWGGLHSVALSMQPAGSALLPSPIIYMVPVTVVALSITEGSTGGQYPLTVTGTGFPDSDGWEAGSAIMTLGGKKCVVISGGPTKVTCTVPAGGHGGCGGGCGRHKWLPPFLLHL